A single genomic interval of Penicillium psychrofluorescens genome assembly, chromosome: 2 harbors:
- a CDS encoding uncharacterized protein (ID:PFLUO_003561-T1.cds;~source:funannotate): MKISWVPTFLLLSSGVSSLSIPNLYDLVARHADPTPETSDLIDLEKRRGGGGGHSSGGGFSGGSSGGRTGSSSGSSSGSRGGSSRGGSSSGSTSSSSNVGGSTSRGSGVQPQYGGGSFYAGGASTPYRSGSRSGSISPHLVAGAGLGFLGAAFLLHANSYYLYPYPHHYLYNDHEYLVECVCAQYSECGCGDNQNQTYYTSLFHGERPENSTNVRVVDVNGTETIYINGTLPNGTTATNGASPAGTVPAHLGGYLVTVAVVAAAVWGI, translated from the coding sequence ATGAAGATCTCCTGGGTACCCACGTTCCTGCTTCTCTCCTCCGGGGTCTCGTCCCTATCGATCCCCAACCTGTATGACCTAGTCGCGCGTCATGCGGATCCCACCCCAGAGACCTCGGATCtgatcgatctggagaagCGACggggtggcggcggaggccaCTCGAGCGGCGGAGGTTTCAGCGGAGGAAGCAGTGGAGGGCGCACGGGCTCGTCCTccggcagcagcagcggcagccgCGGTGGCAGCAGTCGAggaggcagcagcagtggaaGCACGAGCTCATCCAGCAACGTGGGCGGCAGCACGAGTCGCGGATCCGGCGTCCAGCCCCAGTACGGCGGCGGTAGCTTCTACGCCGGGGGCGCAAGCACACCCTATCGCTCCGGCAGCAGATCCGGCAGCATCAGCCCGCACCTGGTGGCCGGCGCTGGACTGGGGTTCCTGGGGGCCGCCTTTCTGCTGCACGCCAACAGCTACTACCTCTACCCGTACCCGCATCATTACCTGTACAACGACCATGAGTACCTCGTGGAGTGCGTGTGCGCGCAGTACAGCGAGTGTGGCTGCGGCGACAACCAAAACCAGACCTACTACACCTCGCTTTTCCACGGGGAGCGGCCTGAGAACTCGACCAATGTTCGCGTGGTGGATGTCAATGGCACCGAGACCATCTATATCAATGGCACGCTGCCCAACGGGACCACAGCGACCAACGGGGCGTCGCCCGCAGGCACGGTGCCAGCGCATCTGGGCGGTTATCTGGTCAcggtggccgtggtggctgCTGCAGTCTGGGGAATTTAG
- a CDS encoding uncharacterized protein (ID:PFLUO_003562-T1.cds;~source:funannotate): MWTNASGLRGRKLRLAITFTSVVGFSLFGYDQGLMSGIISGDQFTKEFPPLANPAHPDLHPGLVSHVSVLRGAVTSCYELGCFFGAIFTLSYGERIGRTPLLVAGGILMILGTLISASAFGPHWGLGQFVIGRVISGVGNGMDTATIPVWQSECSKAHNRGFLVCFEGAIIAVGTFVAYWIDFGLSYVNTSAQWRFPVAFQIVFAIMVSVGALMLPESPRWFVMRGHDKEACEVLAMLNDSQPDAEDVLADFNMMKADLKATEGNKASWRQLFTFGKTQEFQRMMIGCSGQFFQQFTGCNAAIYYSTLLFQTNLNMEGKLSLVLGGVFATVYALATIPSFFMIEKVGRRNLFLIGFLGQGSSFIITMACLIDANTQNSKGAVVGIFLFIVFFAFTTLPLPWIYPPEINPLRTRTMAASASTCTNWITNFAVVMFTPVFSSASPWGIYLFFALVNFIAIPFAWFFYVETAGRDLEEVDIIFAKAHIEKKWPYQVAQEMPKLTIEQIAQMSQELGLDLQDHQVASEAEKAEIATSSGDSEKHVSD, from the coding sequence ATGTGGACAAACGCATCCGGCTTGCGGGGCCGCAAGCTCCGCCTCGCCATCACCTTCACCTCCGTCGTGGGCTTCTCCCTCTTCGGTTATGATCAAGGCTTGATGTCTGGTATCATCTCGGGTGACCAGTTTACCAAGGAGTTCCCGCCGCTGGCCAATCCTGCCCACCCGGATCTCCACCCGGGCCTCGTTTCCCATGTCTCGGTCCTCCGCGGTGCGGTGACCTCCTGTTATGAGCTCGGTTGTTTCTTTGGTGCCATCTTTACCCTCTCCTACGGCGAACGCATTGGCCGGACGCCTTTGCTGGTGGCCGGTGGCATCCTCATGATTCTCGGTACCCTGATTTCCGCCTCTGCTTTCGGCCCCCACTGGGGTCTGGGCCAGTTCGTCATTGGCCGGGTCATTTCCGGTGTCGGAAACGGCATGGACACGGCCACCATTCCTGTCTGGCAGTCCGAGTGCTCCAAGGCTCACAACCGTGGGTTCCTCGTCTGCTTCGAgggtgccatcatcgccgtcggcACCTTTGTCGCCTACTGGATCGATTTCGGCCTCTCGTACGTGAACACATCGGCCCAATGGCGCTTCCCGGTCGCTTTCCAGATTgtcttcgccatcatggTGAGCGTCGGCGCTCTCATGTTGCCCGAGTCCCCGCGCTGGTTTGTCATGCGAGGCCATGACAAGGAGGCCTGTGAGGTGCTGGCCATGCTCAACGATAGTCAGCCCGACGCCGAGGACGTGCTTGCGGACTTCAACATGATGAAGGCCGATCTCAAGGCCACCGAGGGCAACAAGGCCAGCTGGAGACAGTTGTTCACCTTTGGCAAGACCCAGGAATTCCAGCGCATGATGATCGGTTGCTCCGGccagttcttccagcagtTCACGGGCTGCAACGCCGCCATCTACTACTCGACGCTGCTTTTCCAGACGAACCTGAACATGGAAGGCAAGCTCTCGTTGGTCCTGGGTGGTGTTTTCGCCACGGTCTACGCGCTGGCTACGATCCCATCTTTCTTCATGATCGAGAAGGTGGGCCGCCGCAACCTGTTCTTGATCGGTTTCCTGGGCCAGGGTTCCAGtttcatcatcaccatgGCCTGCCTGATCGACGCGAACACGCAGAACTCCAAGGGTGCCGTCGTCGGCATTTTCCTgttcatcgtcttcttcgccttcaccACGCTGCCGCTGCCCTGGATCTACCCGCCCGAGATCAACCCGCTGCGCACCCGTACCATGGCTGCGTCGGCCTCGACTTGCACCAACTGGATCACCAACTTTGCCGTGGTCATGTTCACGCccgtcttctcttccgccagcCCCTGGGGTATCtatctcttcttcgccctGGTCAACTTTATCGCCATTCCTTTCGCCTGGTTCTTCTACGTTGAGACCGCGGGCCGTGActtggaggaggtggacatcatcttcgccaaggcccacatcgagaagaagtggcCGTACCAGGTCGCGCAGGAGATGCCCAAGCTCACCATTGAGCAGATCGCTCAGATGTCGCAAGAGCTGGGCCTGGATCTGCAGGATCACCAGGTCGCTTCTgaagccgagaaggccgagatcgCCACGAGCAGTGGCGATAGCGAGAAGCACGTCTCGGATTAA